The stretch of DNA TGCCGAAGCCCGTTGCGGACGTTCAAGACGCGCTGATTGACGCAGGATTTATCGGCGGCTTTGATTTAGGGCCAGACTATGGAGAACCGAATGGGATGCTGGTCGCAGTGACCGAGCAGCGGACAAAGGAAGAGATTGAGGCATTTATGCATGCGCTGGAGGGGATTGTACAATGACCACCTACACAGATCTTATTTTTGAAATCAGCCGACCAGGACGCATCGGCTGCAGCCTGCCGGAACGCGATGTTGATGCGGTAAACCTATCGGAGAAGCTGCCCGCACATCTTATCCGCGGGGAAGCACCGGAACTGCCGGAAGTATCAGAACTGCAGCTGGTTCGCCATTACACGGCCCTGTCGAATAAGAACCATGGTGTGGACAACGGATTTTATCCGCTGGGCTCCTGTACGATGAAATACAATCCGAAAATCAACGAAGATGTAGCAAAGCTTGACGGGTTCAGCCGCATTCATCCATACCAGCCGGAAGCAACTGTGCAGGGAGCTCTTGAGCTTTTGTATGAGCTGCAGGAGGATCTGTCAGTGATCACCGGCATGGATGCTGTCACGCTCCAGCCGTCTGCCGGTGCCCAGGGCGAATGGGCCGGACTGATGATGGTAAAAGCGTACCATAAGCAAAGAGGAGAAAAGCGGACGAAGGTGCTTGTACCGGATTCTGCTCACGGCACGAACCCGGCCAGCGCAACGGTTGCCGGCTTCCGTACGGTGACCATTCCGTCTAACGAACATGGCCTTGTCGATGTGGAAGAGCTGAAAAAGTATGTGGATGATGACACGGCAGCTCTGATGCTCACGAACCCGAACACACTTGGCTTGTTTGAAAAGGACATTGTCGAAATTGCCCGTGTGATTCACGAAGCGGGCGGCCTGCTTTATTATGACGGAGCCAATGCAAATGCGATTTTAGGCAAGACGACGCCCGGGAAAATGGGATTCGATATCGTACACTTAAATCTTCATAAAACCTTTACGACACCGCACGGCGGAGGAGGCCCGGGTGCAGGCCCGGTCGGCGTAAAGAAAAAGCTTATTCCTTTCCTCCCGGTACCGCGTCTGGAGAAAAGAAATGGCCGCTTCCTGTTGAATAGGAAGGAGCCGCTGTCCATTGGGCGGGTGAAAGGTTATTATGGCAACTTCGGCATCCTAGTGCGTGCTTATGCGTATATTCGGACGATGGGGCCTGATGGGCTGCGCCAGGTATCGGAAAGTGCGGTGCTGCATGCAAACTACTTGCGCAAAAAGCTGGAACCATACTTTGTGTCGCCGTACGAGCAGGTCAGCAAGCACGAGTTTGTCCTATCGGGTTCCAAGCAGAAAAAGCTCGGTGTCCGGACACTCGATATAGCGAAACGGCTGCTTGATTTCGGCTATCATCCGCCGACCATTTATTTCCCGCTTAATGTAGAGGAATGCTTGATGATTGAACCGACTGAAACAGAATCAAAAGAAACGCTGGATGCTTTTGCGGACGTGATGATCCGCATTGCCCGTGAGGTAGAAGAAGATCCGGAAACGGTACTGAATGCGCCGCATACAACGGTTATCGGCCGGCTTGATGAAGTAAAAGCAGCCCGGAAACCGGTCGTCCGCTACGAACGGGAAGCAGTTCAGTCATGAACATTGTGCTGACGGATGCCGCCCGCCGGCAGCTGCTCGCTTCTTCACCGGCTGAAGGACATGTGCCAAGAATTGATGCGGAGATGTCTGGCGGATGCGGCGTCTCCGTCCGCTTTTCTCTTGTCTGGGAGGAACCGCGGCGCGGGGATACGATTGTCCCGCTTGGCGATGATTTGTTTCTACATCTGGACCGCTTTACAGAAAGATATTTAGAAGAACAGACTTTAGTAGATTACAGCGAGACGGACGGATTTATTTTTGGAGATAGATTTGATTCAAGCTGTACAACATAAGAGATGGTATAAGCCATCTTTCAATGTGTAGACAAAATCTTTCGCTTTTAAAAAAGAGCCGATAAGTGAAGCCTGCCGGACTTCGCGCATCCTAAGGCAGTGCGGGAGCCTCCTCGGCGGCGCCTGCGGGGTCTCCCGACTCACTGTACTTCCCGCAGGAGTCTTCGTCCGGCAGGCTTCACTAAGTGGTGTTGCAGATCCATAAGCAAGAACTGAATAGACATTTTCTCTTTTTTATACAGAAAGATACGACCTTATTCGTTCTGTACCATCTTGTCGGACGCCGCCGATCTACCCCATTCATGTGCACGGTCATCCATATAATTTGTCTACAGCCTGCAGAGATGGCACAGGCCATCTCTTTTTTTATACCAATTACAGAATGTCAGATTGCTAGTCTTGCTGCGGATGCCCGGTTGTTTGTAGGTCTATCTTCCTCTTTTTTATTTTTTGAGATTGAAAACGCTTTCCAATGGATATATATATGTAGTTAACATCCTTATGAAAGAAGGTGGCTTTAATGGGG from Domibacillus sp. DTU_2020_1001157_1_SI_ALB_TIR_016 encodes:
- the gcvPB gene encoding aminomethyl-transferring glycine dehydrogenase subunit GcvPB gives rise to the protein MTTYTDLIFEISRPGRIGCSLPERDVDAVNLSEKLPAHLIRGEAPELPEVSELQLVRHYTALSNKNHGVDNGFYPLGSCTMKYNPKINEDVAKLDGFSRIHPYQPEATVQGALELLYELQEDLSVITGMDAVTLQPSAGAQGEWAGLMMVKAYHKQRGEKRTKVLVPDSAHGTNPASATVAGFRTVTIPSNEHGLVDVEELKKYVDDDTAALMLTNPNTLGLFEKDIVEIARVIHEAGGLLYYDGANANAILGKTTPGKMGFDIVHLNLHKTFTTPHGGGGPGAGPVGVKKKLIPFLPVPRLEKRNGRFLLNRKEPLSIGRVKGYYGNFGILVRAYAYIRTMGPDGLRQVSESAVLHANYLRKKLEPYFVSPYEQVSKHEFVLSGSKQKKLGVRTLDIAKRLLDFGYHPPTIYFPLNVEECLMIEPTETESKETLDAFADVMIRIAREVEEDPETVLNAPHTTVIGRLDEVKAARKPVVRYEREAVQS